The following DNA comes from Streptococcus pasteurianus.
TGTCAGCTTATGGCAAAGTTTATGTCACAACAGATGACGGCTCTTATGGTATTAAAGGCTATGTCTCAACGGTCGTCGATGATTTGGTGCAGAACGAAACGTATGATGCGATTTATTCATGTGGTGCGCCAGGCATGTTAAAATACGTTGACCAAAAATTTGAAAATCATCCGCATGCCTACCTGTCAATGGAATCGCGTATGGCGTGTGGTATGGGAGCTTGCTATGCTTGTGTTGTTCATTTAAAAAATGCACAAGAAGCGGCTAATAAACGTGTGTGCGAAGACGGACCGGTTTTTGAAACTGGTAACATCATCTTATAAGGAGGTCTTATGTCAGAAAATCGTTTAGCGGTCAGTCTCCCAGGGCTTGACTTGAAAAATCCAATTATCCCAGCATCAGGTTGTTTTGGCTTCGGTCAAGAATATGCTAAATATTACGATTTAGATAAGCTTGGCTCAATCATGATTAAAGCAACAACCAAAGATGCTCGTTTTGGAAATCCAACACCGCGTGTGGCTGAAACGCCGTCAGGAATGTTAAATGCTATTGGTTTGCAAAATCCAGGTGTGGATGTTGTTTTGGCTGAAAAGCTACCGTGGTTAGCGCAACATTATCCAGAATTGCCGATTATTGCCAATGTTGCGGGCTTTTCAAATGATGAGTATGCTTATGTGTCTGAAAAGATTTCAAAAGCTTCAAATGTTAAAGCTATCGAGCTTAATATTTCTTGTCCTAACGTTGACCATGGTAATCATGGTTTATTGATTGGACAAGTGCCAGAATTGGCTTATGCAGCAGTAAAAGCGAGTGTTGAGCATTCTGATGTGCCAGTTTATGTTAAATTAACACCGAGCGTGGCTGATATCACAACAGTTGCTAAGGCTGTTGAAGAAGCTGGTGCAACAGGATTTACCATGATTAATACTTTGGTTGGTATGCGATTTGATTTGAAAACTCGTAAGCCAATTATTGCTAACGGTACTGGTGGCATGAGCGGTCCAGCGGTTTTTCCAGTAGCTCTAAAACTCATTCGTCAAGTGGCGCAAAGTACGGATTTGCCAATCATCGGTATGGGTGGTGTGGATTCGGCAGAAGCTGCTATTGAAATGATGATTGCTGGCGCATCAGCGATTGGCGTTGGAACAGCTAATTTTGCAGATCCATATGCTTGTCCAAATATTATTGACCGTTTGCCAGAAGTGATGGATAAATACGGCATTGAAAATCTTGAAACCTTACGATGTGAGGTTAGGCAAGAATTACGTGGAAAATAAGCTCTGCTATTTTTCCAAAAAGTCAAGTAAGTTTTTGACTTTACCAGTAAAAAAAGATATAATATTAACAACTGAATAACCTTTAATTGAGTCCAGAGAGGCGAGAAAGGTTCGTGAAAAAAGAAGATAAAAAGTCTTTGAATGAGGGGTGTTTGCTACCCTGCTTTTCGTGTAACCTCGCCCTTTGGCGAGGTTTTCTTTGTAGAAAAAGGAGAAAAAATGCACGAAAGTCGTCCGATTATTGCTCTTGATTTTCCGTCATTTGATGATGTGAAATCATTTCTTGCTTTGTTCCCTGCTGATGAAAAACTTTATGTTAAGATTGGTATGGAGCTATACTATGCAGCAGGACCAGAAATTGTCCGTTATGTTAAATCACTTGGACATTCTGTTTTTCTAGATTTAAAATTACATGACATTCCAAATACAGTCAAATCAGCTATGCGTGTGTTATCAAATCTTGGTGTCGATATGACTAATGTTCATGCTGCTGGTGGCGTTGAAATGATGAAAGCAGCGCGTGAAGGTCTTGGACAAGGTCCGAAACTAATCGCGGTAACACAGTTAACGTCAACGTCAGACGAACAGATGAAGGCTGATCAAAATATCCAAACAAGCTTAGTGGAATCTGTTTTGCATTATGCTAAGAAAGCAAACGAAGCTGGTCTTGATGGTGTGGTTTGTTCAGCACGTGAGGTTGCAGTTATTAAAGACACAACTTCTGAAGATTTCGTTTGCTTGACACCAGGTATTCGTCCTGCGGGAGCTGCTGTCGGTGATCAAAAACGTGTAATGACCCCAAGTCAAGCTAGTGCCATTGGCTCAAGCTATATTGTTGTTGGACGCCCAATTACAAAAGCGGATGATCCTGTTGCGGCTTACAAAGCCATTTACGATGAATGGAATGCTTAGTATTGGAATACTAAAATTGTTTTAGGGTTGGTATGGAGTTAACAATGAGGCAATCTTACACAGCGGTTATTGATAGACCAATCGGTTATCAAGATAGATACGGGAATAACTATCCAATCAATTATGATTACATTCCAAATCTGATTGGAGGTGACGGTGAGTGGCAAGATGTCTATATTATTTCAGAGAATATCTCAGCTCCCCTAGAAGTATTCGAAGGGGAATTAGTAGCCATTAGTCATCGTGCTGATGATGTGGAGACTAAATGGATTTTAATAACCGCTGGTGAACTAGTTACTTATGACCAAATAAAACAAGCAACCCATTTTTTAGAACAATATTTTACATCAACCATTGAGTTATTATAGAAAAGAGGAATATTATGACTTTAGCATCACAAATTGCATCAGATTTGCTTGATATTCGAGCTGTTTACTTGAAACCAAACGATCCATTTACTTGGGCATCTGGTATTAAATCACCAATTTACACAGATAATCGTGTGACGCTTTCATATCCTGAAACGCGTACATTGATTGAAAATGGTTTTGTTGAAAAAATCAAAGAAGAATTTCCTGAAGTAGAAGTGATTGCAGGGACAGCAACAGCAGGAATCCCTCACGGTGCGATTATTGCTGACAAGATGAACCTTCCATTTGCTTACATTCGTAGCAAACCAAAAGATCACGGAGCTGGTAATCAAATCGAAG
Coding sequences within:
- the pyrF gene encoding orotidine-5'-phosphate decarboxylase, whose translation is MHESRPIIALDFPSFDDVKSFLALFPADEKLYVKIGMELYYAAGPEIVRYVKSLGHSVFLDLKLHDIPNTVKSAMRVLSNLGVDMTNVHAAGGVEMMKAAREGLGQGPKLIAVTQLTSTSDEQMKADQNIQTSLVESVLHYAKKANEAGLDGVVCSAREVAVIKDTTSEDFVCLTPGIRPAGAAVGDQKRVMTPSQASAIGSSYIVVGRPITKADDPVAAYKAIYDEWNA
- the pyrE gene encoding orotate phosphoribosyltransferase is translated as MTLASQIASDLLDIRAVYLKPNDPFTWASGIKSPIYTDNRVTLSYPETRTLIENGFVEKIKEEFPEVEVIAGTATAGIPHGAIIADKMNLPFAYIRSKPKDHGAGNQIEGRVTKGQKMVVVEDLISTGGSVLEAVAAAEREGADVIGVVAIFTYELPKATENFEKAGVKLVTLSNYTELIKVAKVQGYITADDLQLLHKFKENQETWRD
- a CDS encoding inorganic diphosphatase; this translates as MRQSYTAVIDRPIGYQDRYGNNYPINYDYIPNLIGGDGEWQDVYIISENISAPLEVFEGELVAISHRADDVETKWILITAGELVTYDQIKQATHFLEQYFTSTIELL
- a CDS encoding dihydroorotate dehydrogenase, whose product is MSENRLAVSLPGLDLKNPIIPASGCFGFGQEYAKYYDLDKLGSIMIKATTKDARFGNPTPRVAETPSGMLNAIGLQNPGVDVVLAEKLPWLAQHYPELPIIANVAGFSNDEYAYVSEKISKASNVKAIELNISCPNVDHGNHGLLIGQVPELAYAAVKASVEHSDVPVYVKLTPSVADITTVAKAVEEAGATGFTMINTLVGMRFDLKTRKPIIANGTGGMSGPAVFPVALKLIRQVAQSTDLPIIGMGGVDSAEAAIEMMIAGASAIGVGTANFADPYACPNIIDRLPEVMDKYGIENLETLRCEVRQELRGK